A segment of the Meriones unguiculatus strain TT.TT164.6M chromosome 10, Bangor_MerUng_6.1, whole genome shotgun sequence genome:
AGCCATGGGCTCTCCGTGGTGGAACACCGGCTGAGGGCCAGACAGCAGAAGCAAGCCAAGCTCACAGCAGGTAAGTCAGCTGTTGTGGGAGGGTCTTTCTTCCTCTATTTGAAAGAAATGGGGGAAAATATGGAGAGGGCATGAGCTTCAGcaataggaaagaaaaagaccacacagAGCAGCTCAGGCGCTTCCCACTGAGGGACTGTCCGCCCTCCACCGCAGCTCAAAGGCCCTGACTGAATGCCACAGTTCAGCCATGCCTTGCTGCTCCCTGACACCCATGGAACCTGGATTGTGTCCTAACTTGGCTTGGAGGTCAGCAGAGAGTGAGTGTGAGCCAAGATGTGTACAGGACCTAAGTGCCTTCTTCCCACGTCCCACCCTGCTGCCCTTTCATCCAGAGAGCTAAGGACAGAAGGGTTCTCATACTACTCCATTCAAGGGACCAGCCATGAGTCCTCAGGACTCACTTAAGAAACAACCTCTGCTGGGGGTGCatgcctgtgagcccagcactcggggaggcagaggcagagggaactcagagttcaaggccagcctggactacagagagaatccaggacagtgaaagctacacagagaaaccctatctcaaaaaacaaaacaaagaaaagaaaaggaaagaaaagaaacttttgatGGCTTTTTATGGGATGCTgcagtttgttttctgtggtctgcTTTGCTCTCTGAGGTGCATTTTGGGGTCAAAGCCCTGGATGGTAGCCCCCTACCTGTGGCTCCCCCTACAATCCATGGGGGCTTTTCCCTTTGTTTGCCTCTGGAATCTCTTTCAGGGATCTCAGTCTCATCGAGAGGCCTTGTAGCATGACAAGGAAGCCAGGGGCTTCTGCATTTGTTTGAGTTGCTAAGGGTGAAAGGACAGTTGGCAAGTTCAGATGGTAGGAGCAGGAAACGACAGTGTTTAAACCCCTGTCGTTGACAGAACCAGACCCTGCCAGCTCTGCAGAACCTTGAAGGTCTCAAGCTGATCTTCATGGTTTGTGGGGTCTCCTGCCACCTgccttccatttcttctttttaatgccCGTGGTGCTCTGTCTGCTGGCTTTGTCGCCCATTCTCCCATGTCCGCCTCTCACCCAGTTTGTGTCCTCATActgacaagtctgaggccaaGTCCTGTGTCTGTGTGCTCTGCCCGTGTCTCTGTGGCAGCTGGCAGCCTCGTGGAAGTGCTTTGCCAGCACCATGCCTAGGAACAGGGGTTGACAGAAGAGATGGTAAAGAGTAGGCCAGCCTTTCCTGACCCCAGAGCCTTGTCAGTGTGCACAGGTGACCACTAATGGAAGGTCCACTTACCTCATGAAAGCCATACTGTCAATCCACTTTACTCCTGTTAGAGCTTTGAGACCTTGTTCTATAAAATTTAGGCTAATCTCCTGCCCCAGCTCACTTAGGAAACAGTTACACAAATCTTACTTTTAGGCTGATGGCCAAGAATGACTGTGATGGCCATCTGCACCTTTTGggtgtgatttctttcttttgttttagagctttcgggtgtgctgttaagttgctaatgtgagatctctccaattttttatatataggcacttggtgctatgaatttGCCTCTTAGAACCACCTTCACTATGTCCCATAAGATTGGGTATATtaatatttccattttcattccattctaaaaagtttaaaatttttgtcttgacccatttttcattctgTAGTGAGTTAGTCAGTTTCAATGAGTTTGTGAGCTTTCTGTTGTTGCTATCCAGCTTTAATGGTGATCCGTTAGGATGCAtggtattattttaattttctggtaTCTGTTGAAACTTTGTGTCCAAGtgtgtggtcaattttggagaaagttccatgagttgctgagaaagtatattcttttgtttttaagtgaaaTGTTCTGTGACTATCCATTAGGTccatttctctgtttgttttttttttttttttctggatcctTTTTTTCTGGATGTCATGTCAATTGGAACAGTACAGCATTAAAGTCTCCCACTGTGAGTGTGTGAGGTGTCAATATGTGACTTAATGTACAGCAGTGtctcttttatgaatgtgggcgTTTGGTGTGTAGGTGTTTGGAATTGCAGTGTGCTCTGGGTAGATTTCCCTCAGTGAGTACGCAGTGTTCTTTACTGTGCCCTTTGATtcgttttggtttgaagtctatctTGTATATTAAAATGTCTACACCCACATGCttctatttgcttggaatataATTTCCCATCCTTTTAGTCTGAGGTGATATCTATCTTTGATATTAatgtatgtttcttggatgcagcagaaggatggatcctggtTTTGAATCCAgtccattagtgtgtgtgtgtgtgtgtgtgtgtgtgtgtgtgtgtgtgtgtttaatggagAAATTGAAACCATTAATGGTGAGAGTTACCAAtgattcccattattttgttgtggtggtgtgaGCTACCTCCCCTCTGATTTCCTggtgtgaggttatttatttgtgttttcttgggtgtggttagcCTCTTCAGTCTGAACTtctccttctagcatcttctctAGAGCTGCATTTGTACATAGGtactgcttaaatttggttttatagTATAGTAATCTTTCTTCATCTGCTGTGATTAAAAGTTCTGGTGGGAATAGtaatctgggctggcatctgtgctctcttagggtTTGTAGAGCATCAGTCCAGGCCATTCTGGATTTTAAGAGTCTCTATTGAAAAGGAAACTCTGTTTCTACTTGCCTAATCCAAGTGTCTGAGAAACaaatcttcctcttcctcttcctcctcctcctccttctgctttcttcttctcttttcttcttcttctttctttctttcttctttcttctctttcttcctcctcctcctcctcctcttcctcctcctcctcctcctcatgctCCCTtaagttaaataaattttattctctaattttgttgaaaatattttctgtgccttcgTCTTCTTTTGCTAGCCCTATTATTCACagttttggtcttttcatagtgtcctagaTTTGCTGCATCTTTTGTACCTGACTTGTTTTagatgtaacattttctttgagtatACATTTCTTCTGTCTAGTCTTCAATGTTtgggattctctcttccatctcttgtgttaTGTTGATGAGGCTTGCTTTTGAGGTTTCTGTTCCAGTTCCTAAAAGGTTTTCATTTCCAGCTTCACCTGTTTGGGTTTCCTGTAGTGATTTCATCTACTCTTTCATGTTGTGAactgctttctttgtttcattccACTATCTGTGTCGTTTTCACGGGTTTATTCATATTTCTTTAAGGACCTTGAGCATATTCATAATAGCTCTTCTGATACCCTTGACTTGTGCTTCCCCGCTTTGCATTTCTCAGGGCCTCGTGCGGAAGGGTTGCTGGCCTCTAGTGGAGACATGCCGTCCTGGCTGTGGTTGTGTTTTTCCGCTGCTATCTAGGTATCTGGGTTTGAGAAGATTGTATAGTTCTAGGTGCCGATATCTGGTCTTGTCTCTGTTGGATTGGttctgttccttggtttctgggGCTCCCAAGAGAGTGTGGTGGCTATGGGTTCCCGGTAGGGATGCTTGTGGGATCCTGCCAGGTGTGGCCATTGGTAGTCCCGGTAGAAAGTGTTTCTGGGTATTGGGAGCTGACACTAGGGAGTAAGGAAAGGGATGAGAGGGCCCacgggagggaggaaggatgggtgtGTCACTGGGTCTGCATAGAACCCTGGGAATGGggacagagaggaaggggaggccaCAGCAGGTGGTCTGCAGGGCTGGGGATGAGTTGGAGGGGAGTTGGAGGGGAGGCGGGAGAGTGAAGATGTCCTACCTGGTCCCCGGCCGGTGGTCTGGAGGTTTTCCAGGGAGTGTCTCCTGGAGCTGCAGCTGAGACAAAGGGATGGGGTGCTGGAGGAAGCCTGTAGGAGAAGATCTGTGTGCTCTCCTGGGAATGGGGGCCTTACTAAGTTTTTGAAGCTTCTTTCTTGGTGTTGGGTTTGCTGTTCAGGGCCTTGTGTATGGTAAAcatgtgctctaccactgagatactCTCTCCATAAcccagctttttgttgttgttgttttgagactgggactcatgtaacccaggttggccttgaacttattaggttgctgaggatgactttgaacttctgattttcacACCTACACCTCCCCAAACTGGGGTTACAATtgcccaccatgcccagcttcctactgtttttctgtcatttctaGTATTTAGGCTTCTAATTTCTCCATTTAAATTTTAAGGGAGAAAAGACTCAGTGTGCCTGATGCATCCTTGTAGGAGCACACACTTGCCACATGGAGATGATGAGCTCGTTCTCAGTCACCAGGCATGAATGGTTTACTGTCTCTGTCAGCTGGTTCAGGATGGTTCAGATTTGGGGCCATCCAACCTGTACTCAGAATGTAGCCTGGGAAACTGGGGGCACACTGTTGGTTTTTACAGACGGGCTGCCTCTGGGAATAAACCTGGGGAAGAATAAGACTTCGGTGGATGCTGCTGCAGACTATGCCCAGGGTGTTCGCGTCCTGGGCCCCTTGGCCGACTACCTGGTGGTGAACGTGTCCAGTCCCAACACTGCTGGTCTGCGGAACCTACAGGGAAAGGCTGAGCTGCGCCGCCTGCTGGCCAAGGTACGTCATTACACCATCACATGCTCTCCTCCAACCTGTCCTCACTCCTTTTCATCCCTCAGGTGAAGCACTGATTTGAAGCTGTTCTTCACACCTGGCGTAGGAACCCTCCCCACCCTTTCCCATTCACCCTCAGATCTCTCCCCTCCTCAGTCACACGCAGTAGGCAGTTAACGGCTGTAAAACCACTGGTCAGCCAGAGCAGGCACATCGCTTATGTCACTGTGTCCCCAGCACTGTGTGTGAACAGAATGACTTCTCACCGCCCAGTACTTCtcacttccttccttgttttaaagaacaaaaatcaaaaccctTAAGCAGCTATCCCTGGGGAAGAAACTGCTCGTCCTTGACTTGACTGTGTGAAATATTGATCTTCACTTCTGGGCTGTGGTCTAAGGTCCCCATCTCTGACTTGTCAACCTAGGTGCTGCAGGAGAGGGACGCCTTGAAGGGAACACGGAAGCCGGCAGTGCTGGTGAAGATTGCCCCTGACCTCACCACCCAGGACAAGGAGGACATAGCCAGTGTGGCAAGAGAGGTCTGAGTCAGGGTGGTTCAGGGCTAGGTAGGGGCCTCCTTCATTGTCCCCTGCCTGCCGAAGCAACCCAGCATGAAATGGCTGCTGACTTCCTTTATATGAAGTGCAAtgctgtctatctgtctgtctgtctgtctgtcattgtATAGTTCAGCTGGTGACAGACAGTGGGTTTGAAAACCTGTTTGATGAGCCTTTTTCTTGCTCCTGATCTATCTTCATCCAGAAAGATTGTGTTAGCCTCCCCGCCAGTCTCATGTGGATAGAATATTGTCTGTCCGCTTTCTAGCCGGTCTGAACACCAGGCGTCCGTAAGAAGGGAAGTGGGAAACCGTGAGCCGAGCAGTCCTGGACCTAGATCCTGCTCCTCCTGTGTACTCCCTGAGGGCCTCAGATATGGTTCTCCCAGACAGCTTGCTCAAAAGGTCCAACCCTGCTTAGGCACTGTGATGGGCTCAGCAGGAGACTATGGAGAGGCTCATTCCGATAGCTTCTCCAGGCAAGATACGGGTGAGGCCTGTGTGAGTCTTGCTCCACAGAACTGGCCCCTAGCCTGGCAACTGCTTCAAtcctcagaaggaaaaaaagtttCTTGGAGTCCTTCAGATCCATGGCTTAGGGCTCTTTCTCTGTCACACACTTCAGCTGGGCATCGATGGACTGATTGTTAGCAACACTACAGTGAGTCGCCCTACTGGCCTCCAGGGTGCCCTGCGCTCTGAGACGGGGGGACTCAGTGGGAAGCCACTCCGAGATCTGTCGACCCAGACCATCCGGGAGATGTACGCCCTCACCCAAGGCAAGGCTTCTTTACTCATGTgtgagaagctggatcttctcTCGTCGCTGTGTTGGCTGGGTCCTTACACTGttgctgtgtgcttgtgtgcaggCAGGATTCCCATTATCGGTGTTGGCGGTGTGAGCAGTGGGCAGGATGCCCTGGAGAAGATCCAGGCGGGAGCCTCCCTGGTCCAGCTGTACACATCCCTCACCTTCCTGGGGCCACCGGTCGTGGTCAGGGTCAAGCGTGAGCTGGAGGCACTTCTGAAGTGAGTGGGGCAGGGAAGGTGGTCAGAGGGCTTAACTTAGAAAGTGACACTTGTCGTTGAACTGTTGTGCGCCCCCAAAGGGCTGGAGGGAAACACTGATGGCAGGGTGGGAAGATTTCTTTGCTGACCCTCTGCCCAAGGACAAACAGTACCAAGGGGATTCAGAGTGATTCTGAGGCAGTGTTGTTTCAAGGCTTGCCACTTGCTCAGGGACCGGGCACAGAGGAGTACTAGCAGAACAAAGCAGGTAATGAGTTTTTGACGCAGTGTCCGGGAGGTGTGATGCAAAGTCACGTCCCTTTGTGCACAAAAGACCTCGGTGGGCCTGTGTGCAGCTGCCTCGGTGAGGGCGCAGCGGCCATCACAGGGTGTGCAGGGTGGGATGGTGTAGTCAGCAGTGTGCTCACGGCGAGCGTGGGCTCCTTCGGACACAGGCTGCTTTTCTTTCCAGAGAGCGGGGTTTTAACACAGTCACAGAAGCCATTGGAGCAGATCACCGGAGGTAATGGTACCTACCAGAACGTGTCCAGTGGGTGCCCAGAACGCACCCACTCGAGCAAGCCCTGTGGCTGCATCATGAGAGGAGGATCTGTCTCAAGCCATGTCCCTTGAACTGAGGCCTAGCTGGGCTGATCACAGACATCACTAGTCAGCGAAGGATTTCTCTGATCCCTTGAGGAGACCATGCACGAACTCTACTGTCATTTTTTGGATCTGAATCCTGGGGTCCCTCAGTATCATAAGGACATTGGCTCTTTGGGAGGAGACatcatgaagaaaataaagccaTTTAAACCTGTTTTAAATCCTGTCCCTCCTTGGGGGCCAGGTCTCTGCCCAGATGCTGAAGGTCCTCCTGAGCCTCCTCCGTGGTGCAGGGGCTCCCAGGACTGACTTTCAGTTGTACAGGCGAAGTCTCTGTGCCTTTCATTTTATCCACCAGGGGTCAGCATTCATCACACTggttttatatacacacataaatagaaGGTTGCTACTATATACTATTATTGCTAagactcccccctccctccccgccgCCCCAGGGCAGGGCTTTtcagtgtaacagccctggctgttccagaacttgctttgtagaccaggctggcctcgagttcacagagatccacctgactccgCCTCCCGAAGGcag
Coding sequences within it:
- the Dhodh gene encoding dihydroorotate dehydrogenase (quinone), mitochondrial, which codes for MAWTHLRKRALDAVLILGGGGLFFTSYLTAKGDDHFYAEYLMPALQRLLDPESAHRLAVRITSLGLLPRATFQDSDMLEVRVLGHKFRNPVGIAAGFDKHGEAVDGLYKLGFGFVEVGSVTPQPQEGNPRPRVFRLPEDHAVINRYGFNSHGLSVVEHRLRARQQKQAKLTADGLPLGINLGKNKTSVDAAADYAQGVRVLGPLADYLVVNVSSPNTAGLRNLQGKAELRRLLAKVLQERDALKGTRKPAVLVKIAPDLTTQDKEDIASVARELGIDGLIVSNTTVSRPTGLQGALRSETGGLSGKPLRDLSTQTIREMYALTQGRIPIIGVGGVSSGQDALEKIQAGASLVQLYTSLTFLGPPVVVRVKRELEALLKERGFNTVTEAIGADHRR